In the genome of Leeuwenhoekiella sp. MAR_2009_132, one region contains:
- the gldL gene encoding gliding motility protein GldL, translated as MAKKGSLSVTNMIYGLGAAIVIVGALFKIQHWPYGSEILTLGMVVEALVFGYSAFERPTQDLDWSLVYPELAGDTPAARPKKTVEVVEEKGLLSQKLDAMLKDARIDSELMNSLSTSIRSFEGAAKGMAPTAEAMNSTKKYSQEMALAAAQMESLNSLYKVQVETAGRQAEINNEVANNAGKLKEQMESLATNLSSLNGVYGGMLSAMNKR; from the coding sequence ATGGCAAAAAAAGGAAGTCTTTCCGTTACAAACATGATTTATGGTTTGGGAGCTGCTATAGTTATTGTAGGAGCTTTGTTTAAAATTCAGCACTGGCCATATGGTTCAGAAATTCTAACACTGGGGATGGTGGTAGAAGCTTTAGTATTTGGTTATTCAGCATTTGAGAGACCTACTCAGGATTTGGACTGGTCTTTAGTTTACCCGGAATTAGCAGGAGATACACCTGCGGCGCGCCCTAAGAAAACTGTAGAAGTTGTTGAAGAGAAAGGTTTACTTTCTCAAAAACTTGATGCGATGCTTAAAGATGCTCGTATTGATTCTGAATTAATGAATAGTCTAAGTACAAGCATCCGCAGCTTTGAAGGTGCAGCTAAAGGTATGGCGCCAACGGCAGAAGCAATGAATTCTACAAAAAAATACAGTCAGGAAATGGCTCTTGCTGCTGCGCAAATGGAATCTTTAAACAGTTTGTACAAAGTTCAGGTTGAGACAGCTGGCCGTCAGGCAGAAATTAATAATGAAGTTGCAAATAATGCAGGTAAATTAAAAGAGCAAATGGAGAGTCTTGCGACTAACCTTTCTTCACTTAATGGTGTTTATGGCGGAATGCTTTCTGCTATGAATAAGAGATAA
- the gldN gene encoding gliding motility protein GldN, whose amino-acid sequence MITQKQAFSVFCLMIGFASFAQTNILNAKMPAQMFEKTEGQIQLDNDKPLPYGYVDSRDVLWGKNTWEIVDLDERINFPLYYPVDTNNIGSDRRSLYDVLVKNIKAGNLDIYADSYFNQKIELKDIAAAMSRVDTTDLGIEQINAGYEVDEQYIDRRDISSADIEQYWIRGYWYFDKRQGELKYRLIGIAPVAPDVNFIDDEDPIMVPLFWVWYPTAREILHEAKVFNPQNSAQPLSFDHLLNSRRFNGVIYQVDNIQGDREVKEYIADNAMMQLLESQRIKEQIRNFESDMWNY is encoded by the coding sequence ATGATCACCCAAAAGCAAGCTTTTAGTGTTTTTTGTTTGATGATTGGTTTTGCTTCTTTTGCGCAAACTAATATTTTGAACGCAAAAATGCCTGCTCAGATGTTTGAAAAAACGGAAGGGCAGATTCAGTTAGATAATGATAAGCCTTTGCCATACGGTTATGTAGATAGCAGAGATGTGCTTTGGGGTAAGAATACCTGGGAGATCGTAGATCTTGATGAGCGTATAAACTTTCCGTTATATTATCCTGTTGATACAAACAATATAGGTTCAGATAGAAGGTCGCTTTACGATGTTCTGGTTAAGAATATTAAGGCGGGTAATTTAGATATTTATGCAGATTCTTATTTTAATCAAAAGATAGAATTAAAAGATATTGCTGCTGCAATGTCTCGAGTAGATACTACAGATTTAGGTATTGAGCAGATAAATGCGGGTTACGAAGTAGACGAACAATATATAGACAGACGTGATATTAGTTCTGCAGATATTGAGCAATATTGGATACGTGGATATTGGTATTTTGATAAGCGCCAGGGAGAGTTAAAATACCGTTTAATAGGTATTGCACCGGTAGCTCCAGATGTTAACTTCATTGATGATGAAGATCCTATTATGGTTCCTTTATTTTGGGTATGGTATCCTACAGCTCGTGAAATTCTACACGAGGCTAAAGTATTTAATCCTCAAAATTCTGCACAACCATTGTCATTTGATCACTTGTTAAATTCTAGACGATTTAATGGCGTTATTTATCAGGTAGATAACATACAGGGTGATCGTGAAGTTAAAGAGTATATAGCAGATAATGCAATGATGCAACTTTTAGAATCTCAACGTATTAAAGAACAAATACGTAATTTTGAAAGTGATATGTGGAACTACTAG
- a CDS encoding formimidoylglutamase produces the protein MAFENLSPVSDAIIAHADLLNEQSLASVIKVHSRQGGLPEMQNLNIAIIGVRESRGAVDYIDSSLDFTAIRKALYALFPGNWYTKIGDLGDLEPGDSASDTFYALKEIITQLVKNNIIPLVLGGSQDLTYALYRAFDGLDQMVNLVNVDGHFDLGNSSLPITNKSYVGRIIVDQPYNLFNYSNIGYQTYYNSQEEIDLMEKLYFDSFRLGNLTSDLSAVEPVMRDADIVSLDLSSIQSEVLGYMHPHNVNGFNGREICAIARYAGISDRVSVFGVFEYNLQRNNETGAALIAQLLWYFIEGVNFRVNERLQDRETNFLHYSVPVDDELLSFYKSTVSERWWIEIPFMKGVNNKLKRNTLLPCTEDDYINACNQEIPERWYKAKRKNEI, from the coding sequence ATGGCTTTTGAAAATTTGTCCCCAGTTTCAGACGCGATAATTGCACACGCAGATTTACTCAATGAACAGAGTTTAGCTTCCGTAATTAAAGTGCACTCGCGACAGGGTGGTTTACCAGAAATGCAAAATTTAAACATTGCAATAATTGGTGTTCGGGAGAGTAGAGGAGCAGTAGATTATATAGATTCGAGTTTAGATTTTACGGCCATTCGTAAAGCTTTATATGCGCTGTTTCCGGGTAACTGGTATACTAAAATAGGGGATCTGGGTGATTTAGAACCGGGAGATAGCGCTTCAGATACTTTTTATGCTTTAAAGGAAATAATAACTCAACTTGTAAAAAATAATATAATACCATTAGTTCTTGGCGGTAGTCAAGATCTTACGTATGCACTATACAGAGCATTTGACGGGCTGGATCAAATGGTTAATTTAGTAAATGTAGATGGGCATTTTGATTTAGGAAACAGTAGTTTGCCAATTACAAATAAATCATATGTAGGTAGAATTATTGTAGATCAACCTTATAATTTATTCAATTATTCAAATATAGGGTATCAAACCTATTACAACTCTCAGGAAGAAATTGACCTGATGGAAAAGTTATATTTTGATTCTTTTAGACTAGGAAATTTAACTTCAGATTTAAGCGCTGTAGAGCCAGTAATGCGTGATGCAGACATTGTTAGTTTAGATTTGTCTTCTATTCAATCTGAAGTTTTAGGTTATATGCATCCTCATAACGTTAATGGTTTTAATGGAAGAGAAATATGCGCAATTGCAAGGTATGCAGGAATTAGTGATCGCGTAAGTGTTTTTGGTGTATTTGAATATAATTTGCAGAGAAATAATGAAACAGGTGCGGCACTTATAGCTCAATTACTTTGGTATTTTATCGAAGGAGTAAATTTTAGAGTAAATGAACGATTACAAGACAGGGAGACAAATTTCTTACACTATAGTGTTCCTGTTGATGATGAGTTGCTTAGCTTCTATAAAAGTACCGTCTCTGAACGCTGGTGGATAGAAATTCCATTTATGAAAGGCGTTAATAATAAATTAAAAAGGAACACGTTATTACCTTGCACTGAAGACGATTATATAAATGCCTGTAACCAGGAAATACCGGAACGCTGGTATAAAGCAAAGCGTAAGAATGAAATTTAA
- a CDS encoding DUF983 domain-containing protein — MKKLLQGNPLYSILTGTCPVCQQKSMYENPNPYILTDTLKMHERCLHCNTKFKIEPSFFYGAMYVSYGVGIAFAVAAFVITHFFVGAGLVAGFISIIITLLVFAPIIMRLSRNIWINFFFNYDEEKAKGTTKTS, encoded by the coding sequence ATGAAAAAACTTCTCCAGGGAAACCCGTTATATAGCATACTTACTGGCACTTGCCCGGTTTGTCAGCAAAAAAGTATGTATGAGAATCCAAATCCTTATATACTTACAGACACGCTCAAAATGCACGAACGTTGTTTGCATTGCAACACCAAATTTAAAATAGAACCTTCATTTTTCTACGGGGCTATGTATGTAAGTTATGGTGTAGGTATAGCGTTTGCTGTAGCAGCATTTGTAATTACTCACTTTTTTGTAGGTGCAGGTCTGGTAGCAGGTTTTATTTCTATCATTATAACTCTTCTTGTATTTGCGCCTATAATTATGCGTTTGAGTCGGAATATCTGGATTAATTTTTTCTTTAATTATGATGAAGAAAAAGCTAAAGGTACCACTAAAACTTCTTAG
- a CDS encoding NAD(P)/FAD-dependent oxidoreductase has translation MKYVDYLIVGFGLAGMAFCDQLEQHNKSFFVIDTKDSAASRVAAGLINPVTLKRYTMPYKGEEQFDLAKAYFTRLNEKFGFPFMKELPVLKIFSSIEDQNNWFEATDKPVLNRFLNASLVKNNSLFIEAPLQLGEVKETSRIDIPALLDAYAHSLMSSDSLSFDQFNYDELVLKSDDSICYRDIKARRVVFAEGYGIKQNPFFNKLPLVGNKGEYLIIKAPDLRLSKALKASFFIIPLGDDLYKVGATFNWKDKDSVPTTEALEELLQKLNKVITCEYTLEAQQAGIRPTTGDRRPLIGVHPNYKQLVLLNGLGTRGTMMSPYLAKVLFEHLELGIPLDEEISISRFPKKF, from the coding sequence ATGAAGTACGTAGATTATCTTATTGTGGGTTTTGGTCTTGCCGGGATGGCATTTTGCGATCAATTAGAGCAGCATAACAAGTCATTTTTTGTAATAGATACTAAAGATAGCGCGGCCAGTAGAGTTGCAGCCGGCCTTATTAATCCGGTTACTTTGAAGCGATATACTATGCCTTATAAAGGGGAAGAGCAATTTGACCTTGCGAAAGCCTATTTTACGCGTCTCAATGAGAAGTTTGGATTTCCGTTTATGAAGGAATTGCCTGTTTTAAAAATATTCTCCTCAATTGAAGATCAAAATAATTGGTTTGAAGCTACAGATAAGCCTGTTTTAAATCGTTTTTTAAATGCATCATTGGTTAAAAATAACTCCCTTTTTATTGAAGCTCCATTACAGTTGGGAGAAGTAAAAGAAACCTCACGTATAGATATTCCTGCCCTATTAGATGCATATGCACATTCGCTTATGAGTAGTGATTCTTTGAGTTTTGATCAATTTAATTACGACGAACTTGTTTTAAAAAGTGATGATTCAATTTGCTATAGAGATATCAAGGCTAGACGAGTAGTTTTCGCCGAAGGCTATGGTATTAAACAAAATCCATTTTTTAACAAATTACCTTTGGTAGGCAATAAAGGGGAGTACCTAATCATTAAAGCTCCTGATTTACGACTTTCAAAAGCCCTTAAAGCCTCATTTTTTATTATTCCGTTAGGAGATGATTTGTATAAAGTAGGGGCTACATTTAACTGGAAAGATAAAGATTCAGTCCCTACTACTGAAGCTTTAGAAGAGCTATTGCAGAAATTAAATAAAGTGATTACATGTGAATATACGCTTGAAGCGCAACAAGCAGGAATACGACCCACAACGGGAGACAGAAGACCACTAATAGGTGTTCACCCTAATTATAAACAATTGGTTCTGTTAAATGGTTTAGGAACTCGGGGTACGATGATGTCACCCTACCTCGCTAAAGTGTTATTTGAGCATCTCGAACTAGGTATTCCCCTTGATGAGGAGATCTCGATTTCTAGATTCCCTAAGAAGTTTTAG
- a CDS encoding ABC-F family ATP-binding cassette domain-containing protein, whose product MLNIHNLSVSFQGEYLFEEVTFRLGEGDRVGLVGKNGAGKSTMLRIISREQEYDTGQIATDKDIQIGFLKQDIDFVEGRTVLEESYEAFELIKKLEARLEEINIELAERTDYESNYYHDLMVELNEVQHQYEIHGGYSYQGETERILMGLGFSREDFNKITDTFSGGWRMRIELAKLLLQNNDVLLLDEPTNHLDIESIIWLESFLRNYQGAVVIVSHDKMFLDNVTNRTIEISLGKIYDYPKPYSQYLVLRQEMREQQMAAQKNQQKEIEHTEKLISKFKAKASKATMAQSLVKKLNRMDVIEVDEDDNSVMTLNFPVSVVPGKVVVEAEGIKKSYGDKHVLQGIDLLIERDSKTAFVGQNGQGKSTLAKIIVDEIKYEGRLKLGHNVQIGYFAQNQADHLDGSKTVLDTMIDAANEKNRSKVRDILGSFLFRGEEAEKYVRVLSGGERNRLALAKLMLQPFNVLVMDEPTNHLDIKSKNVLKEALKSFQGTLLLVSHDRDFLQGLTSTVYEFKDHKIKEYLGDIDYYLEKRAVENLRDLEKKDPKVKVKEAAPKVEYKDQKKVKSLNNQLSNIESEVNKLEREIKIMDQELAADYAKTSSKPDFFKRYEAKKKKIEELTSKWGEVTEELELYN is encoded by the coding sequence ATGTTAAATATTCACAACCTCTCTGTTTCGTTTCAGGGAGAATATCTATTTGAGGAAGTTACGTTTAGACTGGGTGAAGGAGATCGGGTAGGATTAGTGGGTAAAAATGGAGCCGGTAAATCTACAATGCTACGCATAATTTCACGTGAGCAAGAATACGACACCGGCCAGATCGCTACAGATAAAGACATTCAGATAGGTTTCTTAAAACAGGATATAGATTTTGTAGAGGGACGTACCGTTCTTGAAGAATCTTATGAAGCTTTTGAACTTATTAAAAAGCTAGAGGCGCGTCTTGAAGAGATAAATATTGAATTAGCAGAGCGTACAGATTACGAAAGTAATTATTATCACGACTTAATGGTTGAACTTAATGAAGTTCAACATCAATATGAAATTCACGGTGGATATAGCTATCAGGGAGAGACAGAGCGTATCTTAATGGGGCTGGGTTTTAGTAGAGAAGATTTTAATAAAATTACAGATACATTTTCTGGAGGGTGGCGTATGCGAATTGAGCTGGCTAAATTATTACTTCAAAATAATGATGTTTTATTACTTGATGAGCCTACAAACCACTTGGATATTGAATCTATTATTTGGCTTGAAAGTTTTCTACGCAACTACCAGGGGGCTGTTGTAATCGTATCTCACGATAAAATGTTTTTAGATAATGTAACAAATCGTACGATAGAGATTTCGCTGGGTAAAATATACGATTACCCTAAACCCTATTCGCAATATCTAGTTTTACGTCAGGAAATGCGCGAACAACAAATGGCTGCGCAGAAAAATCAACAGAAGGAAATAGAACATACAGAAAAGCTAATATCTAAATTTAAGGCAAAAGCTTCTAAGGCAACTATGGCACAGTCTTTAGTTAAAAAGCTTAACCGTATGGATGTTATTGAGGTTGATGAAGATGATAACAGTGTGATGACCCTTAATTTTCCTGTGTCTGTAGTGCCGGGTAAGGTGGTTGTAGAAGCGGAGGGGATTAAGAAAAGTTATGGTGATAAGCATGTTTTACAAGGGATAGATCTTTTAATAGAGCGCGACAGTAAAACGGCATTTGTAGGTCAAAACGGTCAGGGAAAATCAACTCTTGCAAAAATAATTGTTGATGAGATCAAATATGAAGGAAGATTAAAACTGGGGCATAATGTGCAAATAGGATATTTTGCGCAAAACCAGGCAGATCACCTTGACGGAAGCAAAACCGTACTCGACACGATGATTGATGCTGCAAATGAGAAAAACAGAAGTAAAGTACGTGATATTCTGGGTTCATTCCTCTTTAGAGGCGAGGAGGCAGAAAAATATGTACGTGTACTTTCTGGAGGAGAGCGTAACCGTTTAGCACTTGCTAAATTAATGTTACAGCCCTTTAATGTTTTGGTGATGGATGAGCCTACAAACCACCTGGATATAAAATCTAAAAACGTTTTAAAAGAAGCTCTTAAAAGCTTTCAAGGAACATTATTATTAGTTTCTCACGATAGAGACTTCTTACAAGGTCTAACTTCTACGGTTTATGAATTTAAAGATCATAAGATAAAAGAATATTTAGGAGATATTGATTATTACTTAGAGAAACGCGCAGTAGAAAACTTAAGAGATTTAGAGAAAAAAGATCCTAAGGTTAAAGTAAAAGAAGCAGCTCCTAAGGTAGAATATAAAGATCAAAAAAAAGTAAAGTCACTTAACAACCAACTTAGTAATATTGAGTCTGAAGTGAATAAGCTGGAGCGTGAAATTAAAATAATGGATCAGGAGCTTGCTGCAGACTATGCTAAAACCAGTTCTAAGCCAGACTTTTTTAAAAGATACGAGGCTAAGAAGAAAAAGATTGAAGAGCTTACTTCAAAATGGGGTGAAGTGACCGAAGAACTAGAGCTTTATAATTAG
- the gldK gene encoding gliding motility lipoprotein GldK, which yields MKKFIAFIAIVSLLVSCGRNDRGELVGVKGKKWNPEKPYGMTLVSGGAFIMGKSDDDIAAIKNAPTKTVTVRSFYMDETEITNTEYRQFVKWVRDSVTRARLAILADDLGETPGNDGIGEFAFVDYDPDDMTPYEQYMYDNYYSLSDDYSDRKLNWDIELITDPMDYPDEYYVEVMDTMYIPLEESYNGQRTIDVNKLVYKYRYLDMEAAARQKDGKRKDFIRTEETKIYPDTTVWIKDFAYSYNEPMHNDYFWHSAYDDYPVVGVSWQQAKAFCQWRTDNKNSYKKQRGQELVNRFRLPSEAEWEYAARGGLESATYPWGGPYTKNDRGCFMANFKPLRGDYAADQALYTVEADSYEPNDYDLYNMAGNVSEWVGSSYDPNAYEYISTMNPNVSDSKNQRKVVRGGSWKDVAYIIQVSTRDYEYADSARSYIGFRTVQDYLGVDQDVNMRKGPSRR from the coding sequence ATGAAGAAGTTTATTGCATTTATTGCGATTGTAAGCTTATTAGTTAGTTGTGGTCGTAACGATCGTGGTGAACTTGTGGGAGTCAAAGGGAAAAAGTGGAACCCCGAAAAGCCATACGGGATGACTTTAGTCTCTGGTGGTGCTTTTATTATGGGTAAAAGTGATGATGATATCGCTGCCATTAAAAATGCTCCTACTAAAACCGTAACAGTTCGTTCATTTTATATGGATGAAACTGAAATTACCAATACAGAATACCGTCAATTTGTTAAATGGGTACGCGACTCAGTTACACGCGCACGTTTAGCTATTTTAGCAGATGATCTGGGAGAAACGCCTGGTAACGATGGTATAGGAGAGTTTGCATTTGTTGATTATGATCCAGATGATATGACTCCCTATGAGCAGTATATGTATGATAATTATTACAGCTTAAGTGATGATTATAGTGATCGTAAACTTAATTGGGATATAGAGTTAATTACAGATCCTATGGATTATCCTGACGAGTATTATGTTGAGGTAATGGATACAATGTATATTCCTTTAGAAGAATCTTACAATGGTCAACGTACAATAGATGTAAATAAACTTGTTTACAAATATAGATATCTTGATATGGAAGCTGCCGCACGCCAAAAAGATGGTAAGCGTAAAGATTTCATCAGAACTGAAGAAACTAAGATTTATCCTGATACTACAGTTTGGATTAAGGATTTTGCTTATTCGTATAATGAACCTATGCATAATGATTATTTCTGGCATAGCGCATATGATGATTACCCAGTTGTAGGAGTTAGCTGGCAGCAAGCAAAAGCCTTTTGTCAATGGCGTACAGATAATAAAAACTCATATAAGAAACAGAGAGGTCAGGAGTTAGTTAATAGATTTCGTTTGCCAAGTGAGGCAGAATGGGAATATGCTGCCCGTGGTGGTCTAGAAAGTGCTACTTATCCATGGGGTGGTCCCTATACCAAAAATGACAGAGGTTGTTTTATGGCTAACTTTAAGCCATTAAGAGGAGATTATGCTGCAGATCAGGCTTTATATACAGTTGAGGCAGACTCCTATGAGCCTAATGACTACGATCTTTATAATATGGCAGGTAATGTTTCTGAATGGGTAGGATCTTCTTATGATCCTAATGCCTATGAGTATATTTCTACAATGAACCCTAATGTTAGCGACTCAAAAAACCAACGCAAAGTTGTAAGAGGTGGCTCTTGGAAAGATGTAGCATACATCATTCAAGTGAGTACTCGTGATTATGAGTATGCTGATTCTGCACGTAGTTACATTGGTTTTAGAACGGTGCAGGACTATCTTGGTGTAGATCAAGATGTTAATATGAGAAAAGGGCCTTCAAGACGCTAA
- the gldM gene encoding gliding motility protein GldM produces MAGGTQSPRQKMINLMYLVFIAMIAMNVDKEILNAFKIFDVKFTNSNSRLAEDNQLAMAGLEAKAAEQPAKYQPLLGKARDVKKISDEFYAYLASIKDTLTDGIDTSSYANLDKTAVLDERWFTGDRYTKEGDAFLAKIENYKSQMATVLGDEFSDVNKIVQNTFAVEPQTNKDGKEIAWLKYNFEGYPLAASITRFTQMQNDIRAAESEVYSSLLQGQLSKDVSLSNYEAIVIAEKTAFFSGESFKGKVVLGRFDNSLNFDKVIINGSEVKNLQSGQVVLDFPAGSVGTRKITGELVYTEDGEPKSIPINSEYAVINRPNSATISADKMNVVYRGVANPMTISFAGVPDNSVNASAPGLSKQSGSNYIMNPGSGNEVTINVSGTMADGSKVSDSKKFRIKDIPSPTGTLRGEDGILKMQRNALEISTVGAKLMDFDFDLNLSVTGFKFNVPGQPTVQVNGSRLDSRAIDVLRRAQRGSTVQIFDITAQISGNSSYRLKKVAPVLIELTN; encoded by the coding sequence ATGGCAGGAGGAACACAGTCCCCAAGACAAAAAATGATAAATCTGATGTATCTGGTATTTATTGCGATGATTGCAATGAATGTAGATAAAGAGATTTTAAATGCGTTTAAAATATTTGACGTAAAATTTACGAATTCAAATTCTAGATTAGCTGAAGATAATCAATTAGCTATGGCGGGTCTTGAAGCGAAGGCAGCAGAACAGCCGGCAAAATATCAGCCTTTGTTAGGTAAAGCCCGAGATGTTAAGAAGATTTCTGATGAATTCTACGCTTACTTAGCAAGTATAAAAGATACGCTTACAGATGGTATAGACACTAGTAGTTATGCCAATCTTGATAAAACAGCAGTTCTTGACGAACGTTGGTTTACAGGAGATAGATATACTAAGGAAGGTGATGCGTTTTTGGCTAAAATTGAAAATTATAAAAGCCAAATGGCAACTGTACTAGGTGATGAATTTTCAGACGTTAACAAAATCGTACAAAATACTTTTGCAGTTGAGCCACAAACTAACAAAGACGGTAAAGAGATTGCCTGGTTAAAATATAACTTTGAAGGCTATCCATTAGCGGCTTCGATTACGCGTTTTACGCAAATGCAAAATGATATTCGCGCTGCTGAGTCAGAAGTGTACTCTTCTTTACTACAGGGACAGTTAAGTAAAGATGTTTCTTTAAGTAATTATGAGGCAATCGTTATTGCAGAAAAAACTGCATTCTTCTCTGGAGAAAGCTTTAAAGGAAAAGTAGTTTTAGGTCGTTTTGACAATTCACTAAATTTTGACAAGGTAATCATCAATGGTTCTGAAGTTAAAAACTTACAGTCGGGACAGGTAGTTTTAGATTTTCCTGCAGGAAGTGTAGGAACCCGAAAAATTACAGGAGAATTAGTTTACACAGAAGACGGTGAGCCAAAGTCAATTCCTATTAATAGTGAATATGCAGTAATTAACAGGCCTAACTCAGCTACTATTTCGGCAGATAAAATGAATGTTGTTTATCGTGGGGTTGCAAACCCAATGACTATTAGTTTTGCTGGTGTACCAGATAATAGTGTAAATGCGAGTGCTCCTGGTTTGTCAAAACAATCTGGAAGTAATTATATTATGAATCCGGGTAGTGGAAACGAAGTGACTATAAATGTTTCTGGAACTATGGCAGATGGTTCTAAAGTAAGTGACTCTAAAAAATTCCGTATTAAAGATATTCCAAGTCCTACCGGTACTTTGCGTGGTGAAGATGGGATACTAAAAATGCAACGTAATGCGTTAGAGATATCAACTGTTGGTGCTAAGCTTATGGATTTTGACTTTGATTTAAACTTGAGTGTTACCGGTTTTAAATTTAATGTACCAGGTCAACCTACAGTTCAGGTAAATGGTAGTAGATTAGATTCAAGAGCAATAGACGTTTTGAGAAGAGCTCAGCGAGGATCTACAGTGCAAATATTTGATATTACCGCTCAAATTTCTGGTAACAGTAGTTATAGACTTAAGAAAGTTGCACCGGTTCTAATTGAACTTACAAATTAA